The region AGGTTCCTACCTGAAAATAGAACCATGGATCATATCTTGTGGAACACCTGTGCCAACGACTTGCCGTTAGTCCacactgggtatcttggcctactgcatagaGCAGGACCACCTCAGCTCGATCAAAGACATCATGCGACTTACTAGACCATTAGGATAGATGTCTACATAATACTGACGATAACCTGCCATGTTGCTCCTTGCCCCCACCACTTCCATGAAATACCGTCCTGCAAGCGATAAACACTAACAAACATACCTACCACTACCGGCCAACCGGTACGACACTCAAATCTTACCCATGCCACCCTACAGGTTGGAATACCAATATGCCAAGTCCAAATGatcatagggtccggtcatcctccggatggaataccctagattggaatacgAACATGCCCAATCAATTCAACCATCAAGTTGAAATTcttagggtttgttggcctaccaccTCAACCCTACCGCTCCTCTTGAGCCTCCGTGCATAGAACCTTCAGTATGTctggaccgcctcaaccctatcCAAACACCATAGATGATCATGAGAAATATTTAACCCAGTTCTCAGAACCTGAATGATAGGACACTCTAATCCTAAGCCTTCCTAAAGCCGATGAATACCCATTCGGATCTACTCCCAGTCCCCAACTGGAGTATTACCCGATCCAAGAAGATTAATCCTTTGAGACACTCCGAactgatgagatcaccaagatcctcTACACTCCATCCGATCTCTAATAACAACTTCGAGTCAAACCAAAAATACACCGGAGTCTTCAGCCTACTCCAATAGCATGTTCAATACTTGGGGACAGACCTATTGAATGTTATAGCAAAACAGCATACTCAATacccacacatagatctacaaacacatacaaagtcttcagcatgactggaccacctcaccaGACCTTTAGCATACATGGAACACTCTTAGAACCTTCAGTACGTTGGACCACCTCTTTGGGCCTTCATCCTGTCTGGGCCGTACTCCGAGCTTTcaacctgactggtacgccccgctggccttcagtctatccagaccgctctAAACTGTTAAGTATCTCCCTGGACCACCCCTCCTGGTGATCTCTCCCATGCAGACTGTTCtctcccacttggggttcaaaacTCCTGATCCATTCCATGGACTTTGACCCCGACGTAACCCTAGGCCTCATGTTGATCGTCCAACCTCTTAAAAAATTGTGGTCTAATCCATGACCCGTGCatctaccacatacgctaaataatCCGCACGCCCGTGCTGAATGTACTGCCGAGCCCTGGAagctaacaaaaccctcaatctatcaatctAAAACCCTCAGAGTCGAGCACACCCTCGACCGAATACTCGAACTGAACTCAATTCATGACTAGAACTCCAACCCGATTCCCCGACTTCTGATATCAAGCACCAAGAAGACATGTTTCTTATGCTAGGGAGTTTTACCGAACCCCCAAccaacacaaccctcaaaccaagcCGCCACTGGGGCCTCCATTCTCCCTGTTAGCTTATGAAACTTATCCCCGTTTCAAAACCTCTCCCGCTTCTACATTCCGGGTAACTAtttcccccacttagattcgtcTAAGCCTTCACAATACATGAAAACTAGAGGATTCCCAGTCCTTCTCAGTTCCAAGCGATCAATCcgatgacaaccaactctttcTAACTAGCGCTCTATTACTAGACAATCCCAAATGATCCCACACTTCTAAGAACCAAatgaacacttcctgaatcccaaTGAAACCGACAATCACCAATGCTTGAATGACCCCACACTAAAGTCCTGAAGACCAAAAGATAGGTGCTCCAACTAATACCTTGGTGACGAGCTACTTCCGTTGGTCCTTTCATCCGTCAATCATGAACGGTTGCTAAAGCCACTAAATCCTGATAACACTGAATAATCCTTCCGTGGGACCCTATCTACATacctcccacataatacccctTTTCCAAATCTGTTCCAAACAAGTTCCCACTGAAACATCCACAGCTGAACTGTAGCAGTTGAAGCAACCTCTACCCTAAACTGGGCtacaactactcccaagacatagtctacaaTCCTAAAAGTGCAATAGGgtcgcacaatcaatccttaccaCCTGAAACAATAGATCTAAGGAAAACCAGACCTCACAATTAGTTATGCCACATCGACCCACGTGCGCTCACCGTTGCTGAAGTAATGTTTCATATTCCTACAACCAGCTGACCCCGAAGTGGAATACAACCTAATCctggggtcacaagcctgctcactccttcaAGCTCGAAAAATTGTGAGGGCATAATCCTTGCCCTACAAAACGACAATTTAATCCCTCAATCAACCATTCTACTTCTAGCTGCAAAACCCCCAGCTGAACGtaatcatcactcctttccgGAGTTCCCGTGTCTCACATTCCAGCCTCGAGCAAACCCACGagcctcaaatctagaaactCACGTGCTAGCCTGTCCCGCTCAACCCGCAGAAGTATAACAAGTACGGATCATCTTCCAGATCCCAAATAACTGCAGCCCTCTTCTCATCAGAATATGTACCAGTAACAAGTCCCAGTACCGGAAAGCTCGACCAGCTCCTCTCCCTACCGTCGTTACAGCTGCGAAAGTTGCTGCAACAACCCTCTCAGCAATGGCTGCATGGCACTCGAAAAATGATCAACCATGGTGGTCAAAGACCCTATCATCTCCAGAATATGTCCCCGAACGATCTCGATCACCTCCTCCCGGATGATCTCCCTAAGACGATCCTCTGACAATACTGGCCTATCCTGGCTTCCGGCTCTCGATCCCGATCCGGATCCAGTCTCAAAACGTCTCGGATATCCCATACAATAACAAAGAACCAATTTCCaacaccctaggggttgtgacttccttgctatgcgtatgggtgttgtgctttcagtagtatgagcccatactagcttccacacctacccatatttgtttcaagtatcaccacaacaccttaacaatatacatatacataacgagcactcaatcctcactcctagaggaatgctaaacatCTCATAAATGGCCTACCATTCCTACACAACCCACCGATccatgaaactttcaccaaccctttagtactagtgtatgctagctatacataacgctggaccctatagactttcgaatatccaatcctaacCTAAGCCCTCAATCAGATAAGAGCAGAACATAAGGACAAATCAAACTGTTACATCCGGATTCCCATGTATATTGTTTTACTTATTCACTTTTGAGGTTTgctgagtaactcgacgagttggtgcctcaactcgtcgaaaAGAGTCGCAATTGGTGACGTGGATTAttgatctgactcgacgagtctgtgagccgactcgccgagtcagcactgccggaggaaaccctaaattctcggGCCTATGGCCTATTTAAGGACACTTATAGCCTCCATTTCGTCTCACCAGTACCCTAGCACCCTTGAGAGTAACCCTAACGTCCAtagtgagcttgtgtgatgaggATAGCTAATCTTGTGATCATTTTGGCTCATTTCCATGAAGAGGAAGGAAGGTTCATCAAAGAGCAAGAAGGGAGGGCCAGTAGATCAGCTTCTTCTTCATCTCAAGCTTCAGATCAAGATAAAAAGCTTTTACCTTTCTTGTAGGATGGTTGGATCTCACGCTCTTGGGATTTAGGGCTTGTAACACCTTCTTGATGGGGCTATGGATGCATCAAGCCCCTTTTTGAGTCTAGACTCCACATCTGGAGCTTGTGAGGTCCAGAGGGTCCAAACGTTCTGAGCAATAGTTGATCAACTGAAGATTTTTGCGTTTTGGAAGCATTAATGGGGTGGTAATGGCATATAAAGCAATATATGCCATGTATGGAAATCGAGAtcgaacctttacgtgacttttggacattaggaggctagatctagaggttGGAGTTGCGGATTTGCTCTCAGGTGCCCAAATAAGGAACCCGATTGAGTAAACTCTCCGAGTCTATGAGATGACTCGACATGTTGGATCGGGATTGTCCCAGCATTCTTGACCCAGTGATAATTCGTCGAGTTAGGGGTAAAAAAgtcttttacccatcccaagGTTTAGAAAGAGAATAAGAGAACTTGTGGTGTAATTGAGTAAGGGTGGGGTATTGATTAGAGATGCTCATCTAATGTGTTAGGCGAAGTCTAATTCGAGATTTCCGAGTACGTGTCTATTACTTGCTAGCTacgaagtgagtcttctcactatacttaccatgagtggtacctTTCTGTGATTGAGATGTTTGTTGTGCTTATCTGTGTATTTGATATTctacattatgtctttgtgatttgtgatgagtattgttattatgagctTACTGAGTTGGAACCGGagagtcccactgagacacatagaccagagggtcttattgagtcATAGCCTCGAGTAGCTATtgagctatgtgtggtattttggggaactcactaagctttatgcttactgtgttatgtgttatgtgtttcaggtacttctcaggatcactggaaggcgccggcttgattgtacacacacacacatatcggAGATTGTTTATGTTTTAGAGGATCCTATGGCTTATATATACTGATTACTTTCGAACATGAGTTTTGGTAAATTGCATTGTGgcattttatggttatttattaaaataaatgtgttttcaaaattaaaaatttgGTTAAGATTTTACATCATTAcacaaacattctcaggctataagatcttaattttgTATAACCATGATacatacactaaacaactacagtaatgatgtcaatctcatataaaggaaaccctaggctagcaggcatcatgtaatcagacaaTTCAATCATGCACCTCCTGAAGattcctagcctagtactagcacgttgttctaacatatcagaatatcaagtaaccgtatggtattttggggtctacttactggctctggctaatCATACACTTCacatcctcttttacttattttgaaaactatttaaaatcattttgacAATCCTtctttgatttgagactggattcacacgagtgttcctccaattcactcaaaccgaGCCTTtgacaacttgtaacatccataaaattcgagccaatttaaaactttttaaatcatttaaaaccattcagttattacaatttgttttcaaaatagtttaaacatcagagttcccagaaatcataatcatcaatcgaggaagtgtacgatcacgccttcgccttcctgcgaccatccgctgaacctgaaacaataaactgaaactgtaagtctggaagcttagtgagttacccccaaaataccaacctcgtaccgatataaccatatcatataaacatataagcaacataaTAACCATGCATCTCCAGTCTACAGTGTGACCAGTCTGCCCGCACTAGGCCTGcggtccacctggtccactctctaagtctacaatatgactggaccGTCcgtaccaggccttcagtctgtcttGCCCCCTCTCCGATCCTTGACACATCTGGACCGCCATCTTGGGGCCTTCATCATATCCGAACttctcgctgggccttcggattGACTATATACCCTCataggcctacagtctatccgatccgccctgggtatgttggcctacaacacgaagCAGAACCCGCCTTAATCCAGCCCCCAtaccaatcaaacaatcatgtgcacataaatatcatacgctagcatgtatATAATAGATAATCATATCGATCTAAAAGATCACTAACACAACAACCATCATATatccaggataccaacctaaccggtcactaacatagcatcatcctatatatcagGAAACCGGCCTAAATCAGGTCACTAatataataccatcctaactaccagtatgcagatctagcatatcaataaacatatcaagaaaaTACCCGGATACAACTCCgagaaagggccgaccttggtgtcttagacccttttgatatagtgagcataactcacctcgcaatacCGGTCTGAACTGAAGTACCAACTCCAGAAGTGTTGTCAcgccgaaaatcccgaactatccaaaataACAATGTTGAGTCAACATATGGGCTATCAATCCAGACTAAGGGTCCATATAGTCCATTTTGTCTTTTCTCTAACTTGGTCCAAGGCCCCAAACCAAATCCATGATCCAAAAGTTCACATATACAAAATCCATTATTGGCCCAaattaccaaattgggcccaacaaCCTAATTGGgccaaaatccaagatccattaTCAAAACTTGGTCTCGATCCAATTATTTAGAGAGTCCAGCAAAGCCCATGCCCAGCTAACCCAAACACAACCCATAACCCGAAGCCCAACAGAGgaagtatgcggggcatactcctctggtatgctgggtgtactctcctgatgttgaccaccatcggggtggttgatccagtatgttgggtgtactggatttacgcggggcgtacatgcgACTGAACCAAAACTCTCCTAAGTGCTTAATAGCTTAAGCACTTTAGCCTATATTTCAGATCCAACGACCAAAAGTGTCTGGGAGCCATAAAGTAttgaactttatcacttgggacgtccagaaagctcttaatccaatgtcttaatccattaagacctttctactaCATGCTTGGGACAACTAAAGCCATTAGGACCTCATTTTTACTACTTAAGACCTCTACAagagtctgaaaggacaacttatatTGTCCAAAATGCTACTTACAgcaaaatggggtttttggacACGTAATGGTTCCATAAAGCTAGAATGGCTAGATCTAGAAGAAATAGGCACAAAGGTAACAACTTTATACCTTATGGAGCTCCCAAAGAAGATGATGAACTACAAGCCAATCTTCTCTCCTTGACTCCTTGATGCACATGCTTCTTCTTAAAGGCACAAGAACACACTTATAAGCTCAAGAATGGTCACTAGGAAGCTAGGTTTTTCTTAAGACGACTAAGGGAGGTGTGGAGGCTGAAAGAGATGAGAGGGAAGGGTGCATAAAGTGCTCAAATACTCCACAAAATCTACAAGATAGGGTTTCATCCTGCcatacgtacgcccaacgtacacataCGTACGCCCAACGCACTACTTAAACTACCAAACTTACCATTTTGCCACTAGGGCCTCCTTTTACCACTCCCTTCTAAGCCAAGGGCCAAAATTCCCTAATTAAAACCTGAGGGATGAATTTGAAGCTACAagaaaaatgggatgttacataataGTATTTATAAACCAACATATTATAAGTAgaatttcatatatatccttttaaattatatatatatatatatatatatatatatatatatatatatatatatatatatatatatatatatatactttcaaAGTTTATAATTATGTATATATTCTTCTTAACCTATTAAACTCTCATTTCTATCCActcttattatttaataatatatcaattaatttattatcaaaaaattatttaaaaatcgAAATTACATATAAAGTTACCAAAATACCATTTATaaataaaagattcaatttttatCATGATAAATTATGATTAATCTTGCAACGACAATTCCCTGATCGTATGTCGACTACGTGACCCCTTATCATACGTCGACCCGAGTCTTCTTCATCGCATCTTCTTTGTTAGCGTCTTCGTCATCACATCTTCTTCATTGTAGTGGACTAATCAAGTCCGTTTTTTCATCACATCTATATGCTTTAACTgatttaattattttttgttgTATGCTTGATtagtttttacatttttttaactGTAATCTCATTTTTCTTCTCCTCATCTTATAATCGTAACATGTAATTTATaatctattttttatttaattaattttaattgatGATGAAATTGATGCACCAACATGGGAAATAAGTTTTTACTCCCCGATAATTGAGTAAGTTTTTACAAGCAAGATGAATGATACTTTATGTGGCCCTTCAATtgcattaattttttttcattatgttTGTCAAGTAAGTAATATAGAAATTCAAGTTTAAACAGAAATATGGAGGATCTTTCTGTTAGCCAGGAACTCATGTAGGCAAGTATATTGGCTTGGATCTAGAAAATCTCTCCATATAGATACATATTCATCGCAAAGTGAAAAAACATTATCCATCGCAAAGTGATATTGTTTTGTCAATAGTATTTGTTGACAAACATGGAACAAAGCAATGTTTTATTGAACTTGATAATGATGGGAGGTTCATGGCGATGCTTAGAATGTATAATAAGGAAAAAGAAGTATCAATTTATGCAACAAGCGAAAAATTATTGTATAAACCTAAACCGTTTGGTTGTCAAGATCAAGTTATTGATGAATCTGATGATGAAAATGAGACAAAATTGATTTCTCCAAGTCAAGGAAGCTCTCGTAGTGTTCATAGTTCCGTTAATGAATACGAGCTTCTAAATTATGTTGAAACTTATGCATATTGTAAGATAAATCCATTTATAAAAGTAAATTCTAAATTCCCAAGTGTAATTGTTTTTAGAAGAGCATTATACCATTATGCACTAACAAATGAATTTGAGTATGCCATTGAGAAAATTGATCTGACAAGACTTACATCATGTTATGGAGATAAAAAGTGCAAGTGGAGAATTCATGTTTCTCTTATATAAGATGGGGTTACTTTTGAAGTAAGTATAAAATTTGAGAAATACTACATTTGTCGACATTGTTATTATGTAAACATAATTATATGTTTTTATGCAATTTTTAGGTTAAGAAATTTGTAGATACTCATTCTTGTACCCGAAGCAACAAGTGTGGTAACAAACATGCCACTCAAGGATGGATTGCTGATGTTGTAACCAACAAGTTGAAATCTGAAGGCGATGTCTCTCCTACCGACCTAAAAAAGTGGCTTATGCATACCTATAATGTTGAAGTACCATATATAAGAGTCTTTATAGGAATTGAACAAGCTTATACCGATATGTTTGGCAAATGGGATGACTCTTATGAAAATATATATGATTTCAAACATGAACTTGAAAAGAGAAACCTAGGAAGTGTTGTGGAAATTTATTTACAAATAGTAGGTGACAAGAAACATTTTCTacgattttttatattattaacaacaTGCTCCAAGGGGTTTCTTGTTGGTTGTCGTTCTTACATTGGGCTTGATGCTTGTCATTTCAAAGGGAAATTTAATGGTGTGTTAGCCATTGCCACAAGTACAGACGGTAACAATGGTATGTTTCCAGTAGCCTATAGTGTGCTTGAGTTAGAGAATACAAAATCATGTACTTGGTTTCTCAAGTCACTAGAAAAAGCGATTGGTACACCTAATGGTCTTGTTATCTCCTATGACATGCAAAAAGGGTTGGAAGTAGCTATTACAGAGGTTTATCCTAATATTGAGCATCGAGAATGAGTAAGACATTTATGTAGTAACTTCAAAAACATTTTCGAGGTAACGTTTACATGAGCAAGCTATGGGATGCTGCAAATAAGTACTATGTTAGTAAGCATGATAGATTGTTAAATGAATGTGATATTGTATATGAAGAGGCAATTTCATATTTGAATGAGAACCATAAAAAGATATGGAGTAGAAGCAAGTTTGGCACACTTGTCAAGTGTGATTACATTACCAATAATATTTCAGAAACTTTTAACTCTTGGGTAGGTGGCATATGTTATAAACTGGTGCTTGATGTCCTTGATGCAATTAGAGAAAATCTTATGGGATGAGTTGACAAGAAAATGAGTaatgtaaaaaaaatgaaaaggacCACTAGTTCCAAAAGCAAAGAACTATCTCAAAACAATCACTAAAGCaagttaaaaaattatatatatatatatatatatatatatatatatatatatatatattgcattaaACATATATATGTTTCCTCATATTAGTTTGTTCTTGTTTTATTTTCTCATGTAAAATTTGGGTGAATTTCAAGTTTGTAGAGACAACGATAATAAAGCGGAAGTGAACCACAAAGGAAATCATTGGGATGGTATATTGGATGAGAAAAAATGTAGTTGTCGAAAATGGAAAGTTACAGGCCTTTTGTGTGTGCAtgcatttgcttttattgctttCATAAGGGAGCCTAGTTGGGACAAATATGTTGATACATATTTCACAGTCGACGAATTTAAAGAAGCATATTCTTTAGAAATTGGCCCGATGCCCGGAAAAGATCAATGGGTGCATATAGAGACAGTCGATAAGATATACCCACCTATTATAAAACAGCCGCTTGGGAAACCTAAAAAACATAGCATTGTACCACATGATGATTCCAAGAAAAGTCACATATGTCCGCATTATGGTATGTATAGACATCATTAAAAGGACTTGCAAAAATCCTGCAAGTCAAGGTTTTGATGAAGCATCCTCTAGTAATAGGAAAAAACCCAAAATATCATGAGTTTTTGTGATGAGTTTGTTTACATTTTAGTACTTCAATTCTCTCTGCATggattgttaattttttttttaatgttgatATTTAGTAGGATTTGTCATGGGAAAAACTGTTAAATTTTTTATCAAATATGTGTATTTATTttgggaccatttttgtaattattttttCCTACAGGGACCTTTTCTGTAAAAACGTTATGCCACTTGACTGTATCTATCAAATATATCTTCCATAGGGATAAAATCTGTAAATATTTTCTTGCCAAATggattgttttatgaagttattATGTTATAGAGACTATTTTTATAATGTATTTCAATAATAAGGTCGGTTTCTACAATGTGTTTTCTGCCACAAGGACTATTTCTACAAATTTTTTTGTTAAAGGGACCATTTTGTAAAGATATTATGCAACAGGGACTATTTCTGTAATGTATTTCAGCAATAGGGATTGTTTCTGCAATGTATTTCTGCAACTGGGACCATGTTTGTAACATATTTATGTTAAATGGACCATTTTTAAAGATATTATGCAATAGGGACTATTTCTGTAATGTATTTTAGCAATAGGGATTGTTTATGCAATGTATTTTCTGCCACAAGGACTATGTCTGTAATGTATTTCTTTTAAATGGACCATTTTGTAATGATATTATGTCATGGGGACTATTTCTATAATGTATTTCTACAACATGGACTGTTTCTGCAATGTATTTTACGCCAAAGGGACTACGTCTGTAATGTATTTCTGCCAAAGGGACCATTTTGTAAAGTATTATGCAATAAGGACTATTTCAGTAATGTATTTATGCCACATGGACTGTTTCTGCAATGTATTTTCTGTCGTAGGGACCATTTCTGCAATTGTTTTTCAACCACATGGACAATTTCTGATTTTTTTCTacaacagggaccatttatgtaatcttTTCCTATCATAGTGAccatttttgtaataattttcgACCATAAGATGTACAATCGACATGTTACAACATATAAAACATGTTACCAAATTATCATCATTGCACGGAAAACTATGAAATAACTTCAATCAGGATTTTTTATGAACTGCTAAAACGCATTGAATATAAAAAACACCATGATGCTGTAAAGATTAAAAACAGGGTCGAAAAACGGCCAATCTAATACAATAACAATCTAGTTTGGCAAAACAACAACAATAAAACCAAATTAACACTCTACTTATAAGATGGCTTCCTAATCTCAATACAAGATGTGTTTCTCCCTTGAATTAAAATATGTCCCAGCCTGCATAACAAAACATAaagattaaaaagaaaaaagatataTGATTGCTAAATGAGATAAACacaagaaataacaacatactttgatttatttgtgAACTATGGCATCTTGTTTTCATTACGAGTTCCTCTCAGTTGTTTCAATTTCACGTGCCACTTCAGATATGGCACTCAAGGTATCTCTATTGAATTGTTGTTCCTCAATCACATCTACATGCTGAAATTTATCTCCCTTGAAGAATGTGTGTTGGTTTTGGACCTCTAGTGCTTTACATTTGATTCTATCCTTGGATAATAGCCTTCCGTGTTCTTTGATAAATGGTTTTTCTTGTTATGAAAGAAACCTGAGTTATCTCAATCAACAAAGGTCTTCCTTTGTTGATGAGCTAGTGTGCTTCCAtgtatagaaaaacaaagaggaATACATTGCCACAAGTAGATATCACCACCTGAACATAATTTGTGATCATTAAAATGCTTTATCTCCTGATATAA is a window of Lactuca sativa cultivar Salinas chromosome 1, Lsat_Salinas_v11, whole genome shotgun sequence DNA encoding:
- the LOC111909797 gene encoding uncharacterized protein LOC111909797 gives rise to the protein MAMLRMYNKEKEVSIYATSEKLLYKPKPFGCQDQVIDESDDENETKLISPSQGSSRSVHSSVNEYELLNYVETYAYCKINPFIKVNSKFPSVIVFRRALYHYALTNEFEYAIEKIDLTRLTSCYGDKKCKWRIHVKKFVDTHSCTRSNKCGNKHATQGWIADVVTNKLKSEGDVSPTDLKKWLMHTYNVEVPYIRVFIGIEQAYTDMFGKWDDSYENIYDFKHELEKRNLGSVVEIYLQIVGDKKHFLRFFILLTTCSKGFLVGCRSYIGLDACHFKGKFNGVLAIATSTDGNNGMFPVAYSVLELENTKSCTWFLKSLEKAIGTPNGLVISYDMQKGLEVAITEVYPNIEHRE